The Maridesulfovibrio zosterae DSM 11974 genome window below encodes:
- a CDS encoding NirD/YgiW/YdeI family stress tolerance protein has protein sequence MSVLFLLLLVIVAAAATSETIDFKSNDVTTVAEARVSGADTKAVVKGHIVRKINDNKYVFQDKTGEIIIDLSPKAGSLPADTTAEIEIEGRVEQDLVFAGIEAQKISVLN, from the coding sequence ATGAGTGTTCTTTTTTTATTACTACTCGTGATTGTGGCTGCAGCAGCAACTTCTGAAACTATTGATTTTAAATCCAACGATGTAACAACCGTTGCCGAAGCAAGAGTTTCCGGGGCAGATACAAAGGCTGTCGTTAAAGGTCATATCGTAAGAAAGATCAACGACAATAAATACGTATTTCAGGACAAGACTGGCGAAATCATTATTGACCTCAGCCCTAAAGCGGGATCCCTCCCTGCTGATACTACTGCTGAGATTGAGATTGAAGGCCGGGTCGAGCAGGACCTCGTTTTCGCCGGAATCGAAGCCCAGAAAATATCCGTCCTTAACTAG
- a CDS encoding GrpB family protein, translating into MINETLHEKIKRVTAESVEIEAYNPCWVNLFEHEKQHIYECMPEDLIIRIEHFGSTAVPGLAAKSIVDMVIEIYDEELGRIIIPKVLEPQGYDCFWRPLGNENVPPYFTWCIKRDGRGSRTHHLHFVKAGFKNNELRFRDILRSNQAIAAEYGALKIRLSQEYSKDRIKYTQAKGDFICGVLNAENK; encoded by the coding sequence ATGATAAATGAGACTCTTCACGAAAAAATAAAGCGTGTAACAGCAGAATCTGTTGAAATTGAGGCTTATAATCCATGCTGGGTCAATCTTTTTGAACATGAAAAACAACATATCTATGAATGTATGCCTGAAGACTTAATCATCCGGATTGAACATTTCGGGTCTACTGCTGTACCAGGTCTTGCAGCTAAATCCATAGTTGATATGGTTATTGAAATTTACGATGAAGAGCTGGGTAGAATCATTATTCCAAAAGTCCTAGAGCCGCAGGGATATGATTGTTTCTGGCGGCCATTAGGCAATGAGAATGTACCTCCATATTTTACATGGTGTATTAAACGTGATGGACGCGGATCAAGGACACATCATTTGCATTTTGTGAAGGCTGGTTTCAAGAATAATGAATTACGATTTCGGGATATACTCAGGTCAAATCAGGCTATTGCAGCCGAATATGGAGCATTAAAAATAAGGCTTTCACAAGAGTATTCGAAAGACCGCATAAAATATACTCAGGCCAAAGGTGATTTTATTTGCGGTGTTTTGAATGCAGAAAACAAATAA
- a CDS encoding FAD-dependent oxidoreductase, translating to MATEKICISGLEEGARVESRILEERIQKAVADGARRLEIDAMGQHGIGGRLWISKEEPIEIDVIGTSGQRLGSKGFPGTVINVYGSVSDDVGWLNAGAEIIVHGNGSNGACNAMAQGKVIIGGDLGARAMTMTKTNPRFEPPELWVLGSVGDYFAEFMAGGTAVVCGYDPQDTENVLGFRPCVGMVGGRIFVRGPHGEFSTADSILAPISDADWEWLTENLKENLAKIGKSELFDLLTDRKEWQLIRAKTPFEKTGKVRLSMSKFRSDVWDNELGQGGLIGDLTDLDRSPIPLITNGELRRFVPVWENRKYQAPCQSSCPTGMPVQKRWQLVRDGLVDEAVDLALAYTPFPATVCGYLCPNLCMDGCTRGVKEMLSVDITKLGREGVKSPAPKLPPLSGKKVAVIGGGAAGISVAWQIRRKGHEAVIYDMSEKLGGKISSAIPASRIPKEVVDAELERVAKVIPHVHMQKKLTAADFAELKQNNDAVVLAIGAQKPRIIPIPGHERLKPALTFLKDVMKGKAEVGERVVIIGAGNVGCDVATECGRLGAKDILLIDIQKPAAFGKERDEAEKAGAKFRYPCFTQEITAEGVLLKSGEVLPADTVIMSIGDTPDIDFLPDTIALDRGHIVVNEDYQTTDPGVYAIGDAVRPGLLTHAIGHGRHAAETLDEIFTGKRPAAEAKEVIDYNRMTLEYFDPRLTEFSDMKQCAEECSSCGSCRDCGLCETVCPQTAISRKTLEGKDFEMAVNSDKCIGCGFCANVCPCGIWNLVENSPLG from the coding sequence ATGGCAACAGAAAAAATATGCATAAGCGGCCTCGAAGAAGGCGCCCGTGTTGAATCCCGTATCCTTGAGGAGCGGATTCAAAAAGCGGTGGCAGATGGAGCCCGCAGGCTTGAAATAGACGCCATGGGTCAACATGGCATTGGCGGAAGATTATGGATTTCAAAAGAAGAGCCTATTGAAATTGATGTGATCGGAACATCTGGTCAACGTCTTGGTTCAAAAGGATTCCCCGGAACAGTTATCAACGTTTACGGCTCTGTTTCCGATGATGTTGGCTGGCTGAATGCGGGAGCTGAAATCATTGTGCATGGCAATGGCTCCAACGGAGCCTGTAACGCCATGGCGCAGGGCAAGGTTATTATCGGGGGAGATTTAGGTGCCCGCGCAATGACCATGACTAAAACCAACCCTCGTTTTGAGCCTCCTGAGCTCTGGGTACTCGGTTCTGTAGGTGACTATTTTGCAGAATTTATGGCCGGGGGTACTGCCGTTGTCTGTGGATATGATCCTCAGGACACGGAGAATGTTCTCGGTTTCCGTCCCTGTGTTGGAATGGTTGGCGGACGTATTTTTGTCCGTGGACCGCATGGAGAATTTTCCACTGCTGACTCTATTCTTGCCCCGATAAGCGATGCTGATTGGGAATGGCTGACAGAAAATCTTAAAGAAAATCTTGCTAAGATTGGTAAATCAGAACTTTTTGATCTTCTTACGGACAGAAAAGAATGGCAGCTTATCCGGGCCAAGACTCCTTTTGAAAAGACTGGTAAAGTTCGTCTTTCCATGTCTAAGTTCCGTTCTGATGTTTGGGATAACGAGCTTGGACAGGGAGGTCTTATCGGGGATCTTACTGATCTTGATCGTTCTCCTATTCCGCTTATTACAAATGGAGAACTCAGAAGATTTGTTCCTGTGTGGGAAAATCGCAAATATCAGGCTCCATGTCAGTCATCTTGTCCTACAGGAATGCCGGTTCAAAAACGCTGGCAGCTTGTTAGAGACGGTCTGGTTGATGAAGCTGTTGATCTCGCTCTGGCTTACACTCCTTTTCCGGCAACAGTGTGTGGTTATCTTTGTCCTAATCTGTGCATGGACGGATGTACCCGCGGGGTTAAGGAAATGCTCTCCGTGGATATCACTAAGCTCGGACGTGAAGGCGTGAAAAGTCCTGCACCCAAATTACCGCCTCTTTCCGGCAAGAAAGTTGCTGTTATCGGCGGTGGGGCAGCAGGTATTTCTGTTGCATGGCAGATTCGCAGGAAGGGCCATGAAGCTGTTATCTACGATATGTCTGAGAAACTGGGTGGTAAAATTTCATCCGCTATTCCTGCCAGCCGTATCCCTAAAGAAGTTGTTGATGCAGAACTTGAACGTGTAGCAAAGGTCATTCCTCATGTTCATATGCAGAAAAAACTTACAGCTGCTGATTTTGCTGAGCTTAAGCAGAATAATGATGCTGTAGTACTTGCGATTGGTGCTCAGAAACCACGTATTATACCTATCCCGGGGCATGAACGTCTCAAGCCTGCTTTAACCTTTCTTAAAGATGTTATGAAAGGTAAAGCTGAGGTCGGTGAGCGCGTTGTCATCATTGGTGCTGGTAACGTAGGTTGTGACGTGGCAACTGAGTGCGGTCGTTTGGGCGCTAAAGATATTCTACTGATAGATATTCAAAAGCCTGCTGCTTTTGGTAAAGAAAGGGATGAAGCAGAAAAAGCAGGAGCTAAATTCCGCTATCCCTGCTTCACTCAGGAAATTACCGCTGAAGGTGTTTTGCTAAAATCCGGCGAGGTTTTGCCTGCTGACACAGTTATTATGTCTATCGGTGATACTCCTGATATTGATTTTCTGCCCGACACAATTGCTCTTGATCGTGGTCATATCGTGGTTAATGAAGATTATCAGACTACCGATCCCGGTGTATACGCCATCGGTGATGCTGTACGCCCCGGGCTGTTGACTCATGCCATCGGTCATGGTCGTCATGCCGCTGAAACTCTGGACGAAATTTTCACAGGAAAACGTCCGGCAGCTGAGGCTAAAGAGGTAATTGATTACAATAGAATGACTCTGGAGTATTTTGATCCTCGCCTTACCGAGTTCTCAGACATGAAGCAGTGTGCTGAGGAATGTTCATCCTGTGGATCGTGTAGAGATTGCGGACTTTGCGAAACAGTTTGTCCGCAGACTGCAATTTCTCGCAAGACACTTGAAGGCAAAGATTTTGAAATGGCTGTTAATTCTGATAAATGTATAGGCTGCGGCTTCTGTGCTAATGTCTGCCCTTGCGGTATTTGGAATTTAGTGGAGAACAGTCCTTTGGGTTAA
- a CDS encoding glutamate synthase-related protein — protein sequence MLTERPITPSTLGVKDLPWQIEWDKDLCTQCGRCTSVCPVNAIELGVFRKREIKTPAGLRTKAENSYSIFYGIRQKTDPAYACIGCSMCNTVCPNNAIGPKRDETSDTLKFHNNRGGQPRTRGGRRNSGESLLDQIKFIRISMLTDPALDAGRHEFRLNTLLGRVQSPEESLKTYSEQGWKPPVREIYPMIIGGMSFGALSPNMWEGLQMGVAYLNEEMNMPVRISTGEGGCPPRLLRSRFLKYVILQIASGYFGWDEIIHAIPEMKVDPCAIEIKYGQGAKPGDGGLLMWYKVNKLIAAIRGVPERVSLPSPPTHQTQYSIEESVAKMIQSMSMAWGFRVPVYPKISASSTSLAVLNNLTRNPYAAGLAIDGEDGGTGAAYNVSMNHMGHPIASNLRDCYNALVTIGKQNELPLIAGGGIGKSGNLAANAAALIMLGASAVQVGKYVMQAGAGCLGSEKDRCNVCNIGVCPKGITSQDPRLYRRLDPEKVAERVVDFYLSFDTEIKKIIAPLGRSSALPVGMSDALGISDRAAADRLGIKYVV from the coding sequence ATGCTCACAGAAAGACCAATTACCCCGTCAACTTTAGGCGTCAAGGATCTCCCTTGGCAAATTGAGTGGGACAAAGATCTTTGTACCCAGTGCGGCCGCTGTACATCGGTTTGCCCGGTAAACGCCATTGAGCTGGGAGTTTTTCGTAAACGTGAAATCAAGACTCCTGCGGGATTACGCACTAAAGCGGAAAACAGTTATTCAATTTTTTATGGAATCCGTCAGAAAACAGATCCTGCATATGCGTGCATCGGTTGCTCCATGTGCAACACTGTCTGTCCAAATAATGCCATAGGCCCTAAACGAGACGAGACCTCAGATACACTGAAATTTCATAATAATCGTGGTGGGCAGCCTAGAACACGCGGCGGACGTAGAAACTCCGGGGAGTCATTGCTGGATCAGATTAAGTTTATCCGTATTTCCATGCTCACTGACCCCGCACTTGATGCAGGGCGTCATGAGTTCCGGCTTAATACTCTTCTGGGGCGTGTTCAGTCTCCTGAAGAAAGTCTTAAGACTTATTCTGAACAGGGCTGGAAACCTCCTGTTCGTGAAATTTATCCGATGATCATCGGTGGTATGTCTTTCGGTGCTCTTTCCCCAAATATGTGGGAAGGCCTTCAGATGGGGGTTGCTTATCTGAACGAAGAAATGAATATGCCTGTACGCATCAGCACCGGTGAAGGGGGATGTCCTCCCAGATTGCTCCGTTCCAGATTTCTCAAATATGTAATCCTTCAGATTGCATCCGGTTATTTTGGATGGGATGAAATTATTCACGCCATTCCTGAAATGAAAGTCGATCCCTGTGCAATTGAGATCAAATACGGACAGGGCGCAAAGCCTGGCGATGGCGGATTGCTTATGTGGTATAAGGTCAACAAACTTATCGCAGCAATTCGCGGTGTACCTGAGCGCGTGAGCCTCCCCAGTCCCCCGACTCATCAGACCCAGTATTCCATTGAGGAGTCTGTAGCTAAGATGATTCAGTCCATGAGTATGGCCTGGGGATTCAGAGTTCCGGTTTATCCGAAGATTTCAGCTTCCTCCACATCTCTTGCTGTCCTTAACAACCTGACTCGTAACCCTTACGCCGCAGGTCTGGCCATTGACGGCGAAGACGGCGGAACAGGTGCAGCTTATAATGTGTCCATGAACCATATGGGGCATCCTATCGCCAGCAATCTGCGTGACTGCTACAACGCATTGGTTACTATAGGTAAGCAGAATGAGCTTCCTCTAATTGCAGGCGGCGGTATCGGTAAATCCGGTAACCTCGCAGCCAACGCTGCTGCATTGATTATGCTTGGTGCAAGTGCTGTACAGGTGGGTAAGTATGTAATGCAGGCCGGTGCAGGCTGTCTCGGTTCTGAAAAAGACCGCTGTAATGTCTGTAACATCGGAGTTTGTCCTAAGGGTATTACTTCTCAGGATCCCAGACTTTATCGTCGTCTTGATCCTGAAAAGGTCGCCGAAAGGGTTGTTGACTTCTATCTGAGTTTTGACACTGAAATTAAAAAGATTATTGCACCTCTCGGACGTTCATCCGCACTTCCTGTGGGAATGTCCGATGCGCTTGGAATCAGTGATCGCGCTGCTGCTGACAGACTCGGCATCAAGTACGTGGTGTAA
- a CDS encoding TetR/AcrR family transcriptional regulator, whose protein sequence is MIRKHGNFDTVQERADVTRNDILEAALTVFSDKGYTVANTKNIAAAAGVATGSVYRYFKNKKAIFIEVVNMLQGQMSFDIFAKAQAMLDEGKSLREVMRMLGVYSVESHRSNRMFFREVIALEATDEEIADIGRERDRRIREKLHDFLSSQQKALKVSDLEAAVELVHLLVEEVSHRAVIFDSDVGEDRLVFQMVMMLETYLLKS, encoded by the coding sequence ATGATTCGCAAGCATGGAAACTTCGATACAGTACAGGAACGTGCCGATGTGACCAGAAATGATATTTTGGAGGCGGCTCTGACTGTGTTTTCCGATAAGGGGTACACAGTGGCCAATACCAAAAATATCGCTGCTGCTGCCGGTGTAGCGACTGGGTCGGTCTACCGTTACTTCAAGAATAAGAAGGCCATATTCATTGAAGTGGTTAATATGCTCCAAGGGCAGATGAGTTTCGATATTTTCGCCAAGGCTCAGGCCATGCTTGATGAGGGGAAATCATTGCGGGAGGTAATGCGTATGCTCGGTGTTTATTCAGTTGAGTCCCATCGCAGTAACCGGATGTTCTTCCGTGAAGTTATAGCTCTTGAAGCTACTGATGAGGAAATAGCGGATATCGGCAGGGAGCGTGACCGCAGGATACGCGAGAAATTACATGATTTTTTGAGCTCACAGCAGAAGGCTTTGAAAGTTAGTGACCTTGAAGCTGCTGTAGAACTCGTTCATCTGCTGGTGGAAGAGGTTTCGCATCGTGCAGTGATTTTTGATTCCGACGTAGGTGAAGATCGTCTTGTTTTTCAGATGGTGATGATGCTTGAAACCTATCTGCTTAAATCCTGA
- a CDS encoding GNAT family N-acetyltransferase, with translation MRDAERIDLSRIVEIYNAAVPTRFATADTDKVSVEEKREWFEKHVPGKRPLLVHEEGGQIIGWLSFESFYGRPAYDYTAEISIYIDPAHCSNGVGTRLMQEAIELTPKLGLKTVVGYIFSHNELSIGLFKKFGFEEWGRLPYIAEMDGEEYSLSILGRRIVP, from the coding sequence ATGAGAGACGCTGAGAGAATTGATTTATCTCGTATCGTAGAAATATATAATGCTGCGGTCCCGACCCGTTTTGCGACAGCAGATACTGATAAAGTGAGCGTTGAGGAAAAACGGGAGTGGTTTGAAAAACATGTTCCCGGTAAAAGACCTCTTTTAGTTCATGAGGAAGGCGGTCAAATTATCGGCTGGTTAAGTTTTGAATCTTTTTATGGGCGACCTGCTTATGATTATACAGCTGAAATAAGTATTTATATTGATCCTGCTCACTGTTCAAATGGAGTAGGTACAAGACTTATGCAGGAAGCAATAGAGCTGACTCCTAAACTTGGACTTAAAACAGTCGTTGGTTATATTTTTTCGCATAATGAATTGAGCATTGGGTTGTTCAAAAAATTTGGATTTGAAGAATGGGGCAGGCTGCCATATATCGCAGAAATGGATGGCGAAGAGTATAGCCTTTCAATACTGGGCAGGCGGATAGTTCCTTAA
- a CDS encoding class I SAM-dependent methyltransferase, which produces MAKTTTNNEEMHVCPWWVAYAFDNKLRRMIDPAEKALEKWVGPGMKVLDFGCGLGHYSIGAAKLVGETGVVVAVDLQEKMLKIAMKKARRAGVAGRITPHQCSANGIGYPSKVDFVVAGNVIHETPDCRKALQQIYDVLLPGGGFFFTEPRNHVRADLFAQELKLAAEIGFMIEILPTSFMGRRAYLNK; this is translated from the coding sequence ATGGCAAAGACTACGACTAATAATGAAGAAATGCATGTCTGCCCATGGTGGGTCGCTTATGCTTTTGACAACAAATTGCGCCGGATGATCGATCCGGCGGAAAAAGCATTGGAAAAATGGGTAGGCCCGGGTATGAAAGTGCTCGATTTCGGATGTGGATTAGGGCACTATTCTATAGGCGCAGCAAAGCTCGTGGGAGAGACTGGAGTAGTTGTGGCTGTCGATTTGCAGGAGAAGATGCTCAAGATCGCCATGAAAAAGGCGAGGAGGGCAGGAGTGGCCGGAAGAATAACCCCGCACCAATGCAGCGCGAACGGTATCGGTTATCCTAGTAAGGTTGATTTTGTGGTTGCCGGGAATGTGATTCACGAAACTCCTGATTGCCGCAAAGCTTTGCAGCAAATATATGATGTTCTGCTGCCCGGAGGCGGTTTTTTCTTTACTGAGCCACGCAATCATGTAAGGGCTGATTTGTTTGCACAAGAGTTGAAGCTAGCCGCTGAGATCGGCTTTATGATTGAAATTCTGCCTACATCATTCATGGGGCGCAGGGCATATTTGAATAAGTAA
- a CDS encoding glutamate synthase, with protein sequence MCRLFALTSRDPISPMRAINALNVMKEGHDGSGVGLCLRGLGGRFEEEFEGCPILSGIFTESGLRRLEQYTMDHGFKSQYSILYTPDHEPPTGTPVRGTYAAIAYKVPRGWNDLTEAQQGQKLVQMRLDLKKMGEEEGDIMVFSFWPDTIIVKEVGDPLEIGEYLQLDANKNIYARRILAQGRQNTNYAINLYACHPFFIEGVASMTNGENTAFIPIKEYLQSRGVLGYSGYQSDSVVFTHIAHFVTKRLGLDIRAYKHVITPLSDLELEDHPDRDFLATIKKSCRKLAIDGPNCIIGTLDDGSMFMAQDRKKLRPGIVGGKDGIYGFSSEVCGLDAAIPDRDRTKDFQPMHLDTVIVGPDCKEISTCSQKDQLPRQL encoded by the coding sequence ATGTGCCGTTTATTTGCGCTTACAAGTCGCGATCCAATTTCACCCATGCGGGCCATCAACGCTCTTAATGTAATGAAGGAAGGGCATGATGGTTCCGGAGTTGGGCTTTGTCTACGAGGATTGGGCGGACGTTTTGAAGAAGAATTTGAAGGCTGTCCAATTCTATCCGGAATTTTTACTGAATCCGGTCTGCGTAGACTGGAACAGTATACAATGGACCATGGATTCAAGTCACAATACAGTATCCTGTATACCCCTGATCATGAACCGCCGACAGGAACCCCTGTTCGTGGTACATACGCAGCCATTGCCTACAAAGTACCTAGAGGCTGGAATGATTTGACTGAAGCCCAGCAGGGTCAGAAACTTGTTCAGATGAGGCTTGATCTCAAAAAAATGGGCGAGGAAGAAGGAGACATTATGGTCTTCTCCTTTTGGCCTGATACAATTATTGTCAAAGAAGTCGGAGATCCTCTTGAAATCGGTGAATATCTCCAGCTCGATGCAAATAAAAATATTTACGCTCGTAGAATCTTGGCACAGGGCAGGCAGAATACAAACTATGCAATCAACCTGTACGCCTGCCATCCTTTCTTCATTGAAGGGGTTGCATCTATGACTAATGGTGAGAATACAGCCTTTATTCCCATTAAAGAATATCTGCAGTCCAGAGGTGTGCTTGGTTACTCCGGTTATCAGTCCGACTCTGTTGTTTTCACTCATATCGCACATTTTGTTACAAAACGTCTGGGTCTTGATATCAGAGCCTACAAGCATGTAATCACACCTTTGAGTGATCTTGAACTTGAAGACCACCCTGATCGTGATTTTCTGGCTACCATCAAGAAGTCATGCCGTAAGCTGGCTATTGACGGTCCTAACTGCATTATCGGAACTCTCGATGACGGTTCCATGTTTATGGCTCAGGATCGTAAGAAACTTCGCCCCGGTATAGTGGGTGGTAAAGACGGAATCTACGGATTTTCATCAGAAGTATGCGGGCTTGATGCTGCTATTCCTGATCGTGACCGTACAAAAGATTTCCAGCCCATGCACCTCGATACAGTAATTGTCGGACCCGACTGCAAGGAGATAAGCACATGCTCACAGAAAGACCAATTACCCCGTCAACTTTAG
- a CDS encoding ATP-binding protein has protein sequence MKNSLRLKISLGTGIVLIIFFFILGYYIVETQKRLLKSNLYENGNAIAALAARSCAEYLPRFSFFLVEDLALSIEQSPQVAFCEVFDQGGTSLLQSGNIFSKVHTVKNRPTYSDNIMIVSHPIVVDNENIGRVEIGIKLEKVKKEIRDKTISLIILFSACMLCTIIVLDAFFQRILISPIRLLANSTRKIARREFVTVDIGERMDEIGILALNFNHMSKKLQSLYKHLEVNVQERTFELEAANEQLVKAIAKSEAMAVEAAKGTIAKSQFLAAMSHEIRTPMNAILGMASILAESGLDREQLRIVGILQESGDALLHLINEILDLSKIESGKFAFENKTIDLDHIIGKAFKVTAHAGHSKGLELAYTINSDVPTQVSGDPSRLQQIFVNLIGNAIKFTERGFVVVETSINKTASQNSENQIFVHFEVKDSGIGIPEDKVEAIFDQFTQADSSTTRKYGGTGLGLSICRSLCEAMQGKIWIESQKGFGTTVYMEIPFTIVQNNFDNKSTLKNKSILLINDQDYSRLSLATRLKTRVKTVDKAENIDVARSLIGGSIKQGSPYDLYLIKDSIHGWSWQQTVSSLVSLNVPEELIVLLTTVGHDYIDNFKGCVQLCPLNMLNLESCAKEVFNSTDSSKETPDNKIYDKTLKVRSLNILLIEDNKANCMLIKMFLKDLPHNLSIAHNGEEGFKKVQNLHFDIIFMDIEMPIMDGYECTRRIREWEKDKFFDPCIIVALTAHALTEAKEKILAAGCDSFLTKPISKDKLLSTIMEIN, from the coding sequence ATGAAAAACAGTTTACGGTTAAAAATATCATTAGGGACCGGCATAGTTCTTATTATATTCTTTTTTATTCTTGGGTACTATATCGTAGAAACTCAAAAAAGATTGTTGAAAAGCAACCTCTACGAGAATGGAAATGCAATTGCAGCTCTTGCAGCAAGATCATGTGCGGAATATCTTCCCCGGTTCAGTTTCTTCTTAGTGGAAGACCTTGCTTTATCGATAGAACAGTCACCCCAAGTAGCTTTTTGTGAAGTATTTGATCAAGGAGGCACCTCACTTCTTCAGTCTGGAAATATATTTTCCAAAGTACATACGGTAAAAAACAGACCTACATACTCTGACAATATCATGATCGTCTCACATCCGATCGTTGTCGATAATGAGAATATTGGGCGAGTTGAGATCGGCATTAAGCTTGAAAAAGTAAAAAAAGAAATCAGGGACAAAACTATAAGCCTGATTATTCTGTTCAGTGCGTGCATGCTTTGCACCATTATAGTTCTTGATGCCTTCTTCCAGCGTATTCTTATTTCTCCGATACGACTTCTTGCAAACAGTACTCGAAAAATTGCCCGCCGAGAGTTTGTAACAGTTGATATAGGAGAAAGGATGGATGAAATCGGGATACTTGCCCTGAATTTCAACCATATGAGCAAAAAATTGCAAAGCCTATACAAACACCTTGAAGTGAATGTGCAAGAGCGGACATTTGAATTGGAAGCAGCTAATGAGCAGTTAGTTAAAGCCATTGCAAAATCAGAAGCCATGGCCGTTGAGGCCGCAAAAGGAACTATTGCAAAATCCCAATTTTTAGCAGCAATGAGTCACGAGATAAGAACTCCGATGAATGCTATTCTCGGCATGGCAAGCATACTGGCTGAATCTGGCCTTGATAGAGAACAGCTAAGAATAGTTGGAATATTGCAGGAATCAGGAGATGCTTTACTACATCTAATAAATGAAATTCTTGATCTTAGTAAAATAGAGTCTGGCAAATTTGCTTTTGAAAATAAAACAATCGATCTAGACCACATTATAGGTAAAGCATTTAAAGTTACAGCTCATGCAGGGCACAGCAAGGGGCTTGAATTGGCATACACCATCAACAGCGATGTTCCAACGCAAGTATCAGGCGACCCATCAAGACTTCAACAGATATTTGTAAATCTCATTGGAAATGCCATTAAATTTACAGAACGAGGATTTGTAGTCGTTGAGACTTCAATCAATAAGACTGCAAGCCAGAATTCTGAAAATCAAATATTTGTTCACTTTGAGGTTAAAGACAGCGGGATAGGAATCCCTGAAGACAAGGTTGAGGCTATATTCGATCAATTCACGCAAGCCGACTCCTCCACAACCAGAAAATATGGTGGCACAGGATTGGGACTTTCTATCTGCAGATCACTTTGTGAGGCTATGCAAGGCAAAATATGGATTGAAAGTCAAAAAGGATTCGGTACTACCGTGTATATGGAAATTCCATTTACAATAGTTCAGAATAACTTTGATAATAAATCCACACTCAAAAATAAATCAATTCTACTCATTAACGATCAAGATTACTCAAGACTGTCACTTGCCACCAGATTGAAGACACGGGTAAAAACAGTTGATAAAGCAGAAAACATAGATGTCGCTAGATCTTTGATTGGTGGCAGCATAAAACAAGGCTCTCCGTATGACCTTTATCTTATCAAGGATTCAATTCACGGATGGTCCTGGCAGCAGACAGTGTCATCGTTAGTAAGTTTGAATGTCCCGGAAGAACTTATAGTATTGCTGACAACAGTAGGACATGACTATATTGATAACTTTAAAGGCTGTGTACAATTGTGTCCGCTAAATATGCTCAATCTTGAGAGTTGTGCGAAAGAAGTCTTTAACAGCACAGACAGCTCAAAGGAGACTCCGGACAATAAAATATACGACAAAACGCTTAAAGTCCGGTCACTTAATATACTCCTGATTGAAGACAATAAGGCAAATTGCATGCTGATTAAAATGTTTTTAAAAGATCTGCCTCATAATCTGAGCATTGCCCATAATGGAGAAGAAGGCTTCAAAAAAGTTCAGAATTTACATTTTGATATAATCTTCATGGACATTGAGATGCCTATTATGGATGGCTATGAATGTACGCGCAGAATCAGGGAATGGGAAAAAGATAAGTTCTTCGATCCTTGTATAATTGTAGCTCTTACAGCTCATGCGTTAACTGAAGCTAAGGAAAAAATTCTTGCTGCTGGCTGTGACTCATTCTTAACCAAGCCGATATCAAAAGATAAACTGCTATCAACAATCATGGAAATTAATTAG
- a CDS encoding RluA family pseudouridine synthase produces the protein MNSSELLDIIYADRKIVVVNKPSGLLSVPGRGPENQDCVVTRVQQMFPECRKFPTVHRLDMDTSGLLVLGLTARAVRELVDQFQKRLVKKRYEALLEGIVKEDEGVIEMAFRLDPFNRPYQVYDPIHGKLGITHWRKLGIENGLTRIEFTPHTGRTHQLRVHSAHPQGLGYPIVGDRLYGSGTAPGQLKLHARYLSFTHPKTNEVMEFDIPPLF, from the coding sequence ATGAACAGCTCAGAACTTCTCGATATAATATATGCTGACCGCAAGATTGTCGTTGTCAACAAGCCCAGCGGACTTCTATCTGTACCCGGACGCGGCCCAGAAAATCAGGATTGTGTTGTGACCAGAGTGCAACAAATGTTCCCTGAGTGCCGAAAATTCCCCACTGTTCATAGACTCGATATGGATACATCCGGCCTGCTGGTACTAGGACTTACAGCCAGAGCTGTGCGCGAATTAGTGGATCAGTTCCAAAAAAGACTTGTTAAGAAACGTTACGAAGCATTACTTGAGGGTATTGTAAAAGAAGACGAAGGAGTTATCGAGATGGCTTTCCGTCTTGATCCATTTAATCGCCCGTATCAGGTCTATGATCCGATACATGGAAAACTTGGTATTACCCACTGGCGTAAGCTGGGTATTGAAAACGGACTAACCAGAATAGAATTCACACCACATACAGGCCGAACCCATCAGCTGAGAGTTCACTCGGCACATCCTCAAGGGTTAGGATATCCTATTGTTGGAGACAGGCTGTATGGTTCAGGAACAGCCCCGGGACAGCTTAAACTGCATGCACGCTACTTATCATTTACACATCCTAAAACCAATGAGGTCATGGAGTTTGATATTCCACCGCTGTTCTAA